A single window of Sphaerodactylus townsendi isolate TG3544 linkage group LG05, MPM_Stown_v2.3, whole genome shotgun sequence DNA harbors:
- the LOC125433768 gene encoding LOW QUALITY PROTEIN: protein PAXX-like (The sequence of the model RefSeq protein was modified relative to this genomic sequence to represent the inferred CDS: inserted 1 base in 1 codon; deleted 2 bases in 1 codon), which yields MAPVGKFQIVQYEGQCFFCFCSKNSVPRLHVINVCEFWRCDVPLDKLDGQVSQDGLNSACDDSIVKLREVVEYQTPSLTIHDSKATLKFQDSRETFTFDLFKVFLSEARKLAQDLVFGLVEQVQKLEKXNGCLASAGPSPLSSPEKNTLKSQSLFTPELSPRKGRSGAGTEQVANKKRMPGESLINPGFKSKKTPTGVDFEEV from the exons ATGGCTCCGGTCGGGAAATTCCAGATCGTGCAATATGAAGGACAGTGTTTCTTCTGCTTTTGCAGCAAAAACTCCGTCCCCAGGCTCCATGTCATAAATGTTTGCGAGTTCTGGAGGTGTGATGTTCCTTTGGACAAGCTGGACGGACAGGTATCTCAGGATGGGCTGAATTCTGCATGTGATGACAGCATTGTTAAACTCAGAGAAGTCGTTGAGTATCAGACTCCTTCACTAACCATACATGACAGCAAAGCCACCTTAAAGTTCCAAGACAGCAGAGAAACGTTCACCTTTGATTTGTTCAAAGTCTTCCTCTCTGAAGCAAGGAAACTAGCCCAGGATCTGGTATTTGGCTTGGTGGAGCAGGTGCAAAAGCTGGAAA CAAATGGATGCCTTGCTAGTGCTGGTCCTTCACCA CTTAGTAGCCCTGAGAAGAACACATTGAAAAGCCAGTCTCTCTTCACTCCAGAACTGAGTCCTCGCAAAGGCCGGAGTGGAGCTGGCACAGAGCAAGTGGCAAATAAAAAGAGGATGCCTGGAGAGTCCCTCATTAATCCCGGATTCAAAAGTAAAAAGACACCTACTGGGGTAGATTTTGAAGAGGTCTGA